One genomic window of Arachis hypogaea cultivar Tifrunner chromosome 8, arahy.Tifrunner.gnm2.J5K5, whole genome shotgun sequence includes the following:
- the LOC112707572 gene encoding uncharacterized protein isoform X1, with translation MPRGKRIKNPLKFVDERENNNASRSLQPPAPAASEDTTSVEASEAPSKAPSQVVANSISSDGATRCSNSKSSSAWNVEIIDSTNVKKKAKIKVKDVCNLPRGDRVIVEVDEEGAAYGEAQGLLAGYCGILATNARIFPISFEKWSGQENGGMPKSFKDECFDTMIKPHFHFTSTEKIAYRYCIQSIAKKWATYRQRLWNEFYDPTMRREALVNNVPDDVPRDQWACFVNYRLKPSTVELCMKNKENRSKQTIPHTCGSKSNSRRRHEMYLETGKKPSRGMMYIETHKRKDGSFVNNKALTIVEQIELNMTQSNTQFEVSPNDAVGKVLGPEHSGRVRCMGMGAAPTNTFRNVRSQLNGMTISTNSAVSSSPTTAAILQEKINNLEFDLHNSQQKVISLESKLQQSFDMMKAYLMMKLMMLKVSLLLPLMLEDQLVIATDIRGQILEIFL, from the exons ATGCCAAGGGGAAAACGCATAAAAAATCCATTGAAGTTTGTAGATGAGAGGGAAAACAACAATGCTTCTCGTTCACTTCAACCTCCAGCACCAGCAGCATCTGAAGATACCACTAGTGTAGAGGCTAGTGAGGCTCCTTCTAAAGCTCCTTCTCAAGTCGTTGCAAATTCCATTTCATCTGATGGAGCCACACGTTGTTCTAACTCAAAGTCTTCATCTGCTTGGAATGTAGAGATAATTG acTCTACAAATGTGAAGAAGAAGGCTAAGATCAAAGTCAAGGATGTTTGCAACTTACCTAGAGGAGATCGTGTAATTGTAGAGGTTGACGAAGAGGGTGCGGCATATGGCGAAGCACAAGGTTTACTTGCTGGCTATTGTGGTATATTAGCAACTAATGCACGTATCTTTCCAATTAGCTTTGAAAAGTGGTCAGGACAAGAAAATGGTGGCATGCCTAAGTCTTTCAAGGATGAGTGCTTTGATACAATGATAAAG CCCCACTTCCATTTTACAAGCACAGAAAAGATTGCCTACAGGTATTGCATTCAAAGTATTGCAAAGAAGTGGGCAACATATAGGCAAAGATTGTGGAATGAGTTCTATGATCCAACCATGAGAAGAGAAGCATTGGTGAACAATGTGCCTGATGATGTTCCAAGAGATCAATGGGCTTGCTTTGTCAATTATCGACTAAAACCGTCTACAGTT gagCTTTGCATGAAAAATAAGGAAAATCGAAGCAAGCAAACCATTCCTCACACTTGTGGATCTAAATCCAACTCTCGGAGGCGACATGAGATG TACTTGGAAACGGGAAAGAAGCCTAGTAGAGGAATGATGTACATTGAAACACATAAGAGGAAGGATGGGTCTTTTGTAAATAACAAAGCATTAACTATAGTG GAACAAATTGAGCTGAATATGACACAGTCAAATACACAATTTGAGGTGTCCCCTAATGATGCTGTTGGTAAAGTTTTGGGTCCTGAACACTCTGGGAGAGTTCGTTGCATGGGCATGGGAGCAGCGCCTACAAATACCTTTAGGAATGTGAGAAGCCAGCTTAATGGGATGACCATCTCCACTAATTCAGCTGTATCTTCTTCGCCTACTACTGCTGCAATTTTACAGGAAAAGATCAATAATTTGGAGTTTGACTTACATAATTCACAGCAAAAGGTCATTAGTCTAGAGTCTAAGTTACAGCAATCATTTGATATGATGAAAGCATATCTAATGATGAA GCTAATGATGCTGAAAGTGAGCCTACTACTCCCTTTGATGCTAGAAGATCAGTTGGTGATAGCAACGGACATCCGAGGACAAATACTTGAGATTTTTTTGTAA
- the LOC112707572 gene encoding uncharacterized protein isoform X2, with product MPRGKRIKNPLKFVDERENNNASRSLQPPAPAASEDTTSVEASEAPSKAPSQVVANSISSDGATRCSNSKSSSAWNVEIIDSTNVKKKAKIKVKDVCNLPRGDRVIVEVDEEGAAYGEAQGLLAGYCGILATNARIFPISFEKWSGQENGGMPKSFKDECFDTMIKPHFHFTSTEKIAYRYCIQSIAKKWATYRQRLWNEFYDPTMRREALVNNVPDDVPRDQWACFVNYRLKPSTVELCMKNKENRSKQTIPHTCGSKSNSRRRHEMYLETGKKPSRGMMYIETHKRKDGSFVNNKALTIVEQIELNMTQSNTQFEVSPNDAVGKVLGPEHSGRVRCMGMGAAPTNTFRNVRSQLNGMTISTNSAVSSSPTTAAILQEKINNLEFDLHNSQQKANDAESEPTTPFDARRSVGDSNGHPRTNT from the exons ATGCCAAGGGGAAAACGCATAAAAAATCCATTGAAGTTTGTAGATGAGAGGGAAAACAACAATGCTTCTCGTTCACTTCAACCTCCAGCACCAGCAGCATCTGAAGATACCACTAGTGTAGAGGCTAGTGAGGCTCCTTCTAAAGCTCCTTCTCAAGTCGTTGCAAATTCCATTTCATCTGATGGAGCCACACGTTGTTCTAACTCAAAGTCTTCATCTGCTTGGAATGTAGAGATAATTG acTCTACAAATGTGAAGAAGAAGGCTAAGATCAAAGTCAAGGATGTTTGCAACTTACCTAGAGGAGATCGTGTAATTGTAGAGGTTGACGAAGAGGGTGCGGCATATGGCGAAGCACAAGGTTTACTTGCTGGCTATTGTGGTATATTAGCAACTAATGCACGTATCTTTCCAATTAGCTTTGAAAAGTGGTCAGGACAAGAAAATGGTGGCATGCCTAAGTCTTTCAAGGATGAGTGCTTTGATACAATGATAAAG CCCCACTTCCATTTTACAAGCACAGAAAAGATTGCCTACAGGTATTGCATTCAAAGTATTGCAAAGAAGTGGGCAACATATAGGCAAAGATTGTGGAATGAGTTCTATGATCCAACCATGAGAAGAGAAGCATTGGTGAACAATGTGCCTGATGATGTTCCAAGAGATCAATGGGCTTGCTTTGTCAATTATCGACTAAAACCGTCTACAGTT gagCTTTGCATGAAAAATAAGGAAAATCGAAGCAAGCAAACCATTCCTCACACTTGTGGATCTAAATCCAACTCTCGGAGGCGACATGAGATG TACTTGGAAACGGGAAAGAAGCCTAGTAGAGGAATGATGTACATTGAAACACATAAGAGGAAGGATGGGTCTTTTGTAAATAACAAAGCATTAACTATAGTG GAACAAATTGAGCTGAATATGACACAGTCAAATACACAATTTGAGGTGTCCCCTAATGATGCTGTTGGTAAAGTTTTGGGTCCTGAACACTCTGGGAGAGTTCGTTGCATGGGCATGGGAGCAGCGCCTACAAATACCTTTAGGAATGTGAGAAGCCAGCTTAATGGGATGACCATCTCCACTAATTCAGCTGTATCTTCTTCGCCTACTACTGCTGCAATTTTACAGGAAAAGATCAATAATTTGGAGTTTGACTTACATAATTCACAGCAAAAG GCTAATGATGCTGAAAGTGAGCCTACTACTCCCTTTGATGCTAGAAGATCAGTTGGTGATAGCAACGGACATCCGAGGACAAATACTTGA
- the LOC112707572 gene encoding uncharacterized protein isoform X3 — MPRGKRIKNPLKFVDERENNNASRSLQPPAPAASEDTTSVEASEAPSKAPSQVVANSISSDGATRCSNSKSSSAWNVEIIDSTNVKKKAKIKVKDVCNLPRGDRVIVEVDEEGAAYGEAQGLLAGYCGILATNARIFPISFEKWSGQENGGMPKSFKDECFDTMIKPHFHFTSTEKIAYRYCIQSIAKKWATYRQRLWNEFYDPTMRREALVNNVPDDVPRDQWACFVNYRLKPSTVELCMKNKENRSKQTIPHTCGSKSNSRRRHEMYLETGKKPSRGMMYIETHKRKDGSFVNNKALTIVEQIELNMTQSNTQFEVSPNDAVGKVLGPEHSGRVRCMGMGAAPTNTFRNVRSQLNGMTISTNSAANDAESEPTTPFDARRSVGDSNGHPRTNT; from the exons ATGCCAAGGGGAAAACGCATAAAAAATCCATTGAAGTTTGTAGATGAGAGGGAAAACAACAATGCTTCTCGTTCACTTCAACCTCCAGCACCAGCAGCATCTGAAGATACCACTAGTGTAGAGGCTAGTGAGGCTCCTTCTAAAGCTCCTTCTCAAGTCGTTGCAAATTCCATTTCATCTGATGGAGCCACACGTTGTTCTAACTCAAAGTCTTCATCTGCTTGGAATGTAGAGATAATTG acTCTACAAATGTGAAGAAGAAGGCTAAGATCAAAGTCAAGGATGTTTGCAACTTACCTAGAGGAGATCGTGTAATTGTAGAGGTTGACGAAGAGGGTGCGGCATATGGCGAAGCACAAGGTTTACTTGCTGGCTATTGTGGTATATTAGCAACTAATGCACGTATCTTTCCAATTAGCTTTGAAAAGTGGTCAGGACAAGAAAATGGTGGCATGCCTAAGTCTTTCAAGGATGAGTGCTTTGATACAATGATAAAG CCCCACTTCCATTTTACAAGCACAGAAAAGATTGCCTACAGGTATTGCATTCAAAGTATTGCAAAGAAGTGGGCAACATATAGGCAAAGATTGTGGAATGAGTTCTATGATCCAACCATGAGAAGAGAAGCATTGGTGAACAATGTGCCTGATGATGTTCCAAGAGATCAATGGGCTTGCTTTGTCAATTATCGACTAAAACCGTCTACAGTT gagCTTTGCATGAAAAATAAGGAAAATCGAAGCAAGCAAACCATTCCTCACACTTGTGGATCTAAATCCAACTCTCGGAGGCGACATGAGATG TACTTGGAAACGGGAAAGAAGCCTAGTAGAGGAATGATGTACATTGAAACACATAAGAGGAAGGATGGGTCTTTTGTAAATAACAAAGCATTAACTATAGTG GAACAAATTGAGCTGAATATGACACAGTCAAATACACAATTTGAGGTGTCCCCTAATGATGCTGTTGGTAAAGTTTTGGGTCCTGAACACTCTGGGAGAGTTCGTTGCATGGGCATGGGAGCAGCGCCTACAAATACCTTTAGGAATGTGAGAAGCCAGCTTAATGGGATGACCATCTCCACTAATTCAGCT GCTAATGATGCTGAAAGTGAGCCTACTACTCCCTTTGATGCTAGAAGATCAGTTGGTGATAGCAACGGACATCCGAGGACAAATACTTGA